The Corynebacterium halotolerans YIM 70093 = DSM 44683 region TGCCCCACGGCCACTCCGCCGAGATCGGCCGGCAGCTATCGGATGAGACCGTGGTCATCGACTGTGCCGCCGATTTCCGCCTCCGGGACAAGGGGGAGTGGGCGCACTACTACGGCGGTGAGCACGCCGGCACCTGGCCCTACGGCATCCCCGAGATGCCCGGCCACCGCGAGGAGATCGCGAACGCCACCCGCATCGCCGTCCCGGGTTGTTTCCCGACGGGCGCGACGATCGCCATGCTGCCCGCGGTCGCGGCCGGCCTGATCACCCCGGACATCGCCTTCGTCTCCGTCACCGGTGTCTCCGGGGCGGGCAAGAAGGCCGCCGTCCCGCTGCTCGGTGCCGAGATGATGGGCAATCTGCGCGCCTACAACACCTCCGGCAGGCACCGCCACACCCCGGAGATCGCCCAGAACCTCTCCGAGGTCACCGACGAGGACATCAACGTCAGCTTCACCCCCGTCCTGGCCCCGCTGCCGCGCGGCATCCTCACCACGGCCAGCGCGCCGCTGAAGGAGGGCGTCACCGCGGACGCCGCCTACGAGACCTACCGGGCCTTCTACAGCGACGAACCCTTCGTCCACCTGCTGCCGGAGGGGCACCAGCCCCAGACCCAGGCGGTCCTCGGCTCGAACATGTGCCACGTGCAGGTCGAGGTCGACGGGCGCGCCGGCCGGCTCGTGGTCACCGCCGCCCTCGACAACCTCACCAAGGGCACCGGCGGGGCGGCCGTGCAGTGCATGAACCTCGCGCTCGGCCTCCCCGAGACCGCAGGCCTGCCGCAGGTCGGCGTCGCTCCCTGATCCTTATTCCTCCCTCGACCCAGAAAGCCTCTCGTATGAGCAGCATCGGCATCACCGCACCCGCCGGATTCTCGGCGGCTGCCCTCCCGGCCGGCATCAAGGCCTCCGGAAATCCGGACATGGCGCTCGTCGTCAACAACGGCCCCGAGTACCACGCGGCGGGCGTGTTCACCCGCAACCGCGTCGTCGCCTCCCCGGTGAAGCTGACCCGCCGCGCCGTGGCCGACGGCCGGCTGCGTGCCGTCCTCTACAACGCCGGCAACGCCAACGCCTGCAACGGCGTCCAGGGTGACCGCGACGCCGATGAGCTGCAGCGGCGCACCGCCGATCTCCTCGGTATGGAGCCGGACGACGTCGCGGCCTGCTCGACCGGGCTGATCGGCGAACTGCTGCCCATGGACAAGCTGCGCGACGGCGTCGACCGCCTGGCCGGCGACCTCGGCGACCACGGGCACGCCGCCGCGGAGGCCATCATGACCACCGACCTGGTGGCCAAGGAGACCTGGGTCGAGGGCGACGGCTGGGTCATCGGCGGCATGGGCAAGGGCGTGGGCATGATGGCCCCGTCCCTGGCCACCATGCTCGTGTGCCTGACCACTGACGCCTCCGCCACCCCGGAGATGCTCGACACCGCGCTGCGTGCGGCCACGAAGGTCACCTTCGACACCCTCGACATCGACGGATCCACCTCCACCAACGACACCGTTCTGCTGCTGGCCTCCGGCGCCTCCGGCGTCACCCCGGGCCAGGAGGAGCTCAACGACGCGGTCCACGAGGCCTGCTCCCTCCTGGCCGCCCAGATGCAGGCCGACGCCGAGGGGGTGACCAAGCGGGTCACCATCACCGTGGAGGGCACCGGCGACGACGGCCAGGCCCTCAACGCCGCCCGCACCCTGGGCCGTGACAACCTGTTCAAGTGCGCCATGTTCGGTTCCGACCCCAACTGGGGGCGCGTGCTCGCGGCCGTCGGGATGGCCGACGCCGACATGGACCCGGAGCACATCTCGGTGTACTTCAACGGGGAGGCCGTCTGCGTGGACACCACCGGCACCCCCGGCGCCCGCGACGTCGACCTCTCCGGGGTCGACATCGAGGTGCTGGTGGACCTGGGCACCGGTGGGCCGGGCCGTGCCACCGTGCGCACCACCGATCTCTCGCACGAGTACGTGGAGATCAACTCCGCGTACAGCACCTAGAGGAAGGCCGGCGATGAACGACATAGAGATGGAGTCCCTGAGCTCCGAGGTCAGGGCCAATGTGCTGGCCGAGGCCCTGCCCTGGCTGCAGCACTTCCGCGACAAGATCGTCGTGGTCAAGTACGGCGGCAACGCCATGGTCGACGAGGAGCTCAAGGCCGCCTTCGCCGCGGACATGGTTTTCCTGCGCACCGTGGGCGCCAAGCCCGTGGTCGTGCACGGCGGCGGCCCGCAGATCTCGGCGATGCTCGAGCGCGTCGGCCTGGAGGGCGAGTTCAAGGGCGGCTTCCGGGTGACCACCCCGGAGGTCATGGACGTCGTGCGCATGGTGCTCTTCGGCCAGGTCGGGCGGGATTTAGTCGGCCTGATCAACTCGCACGGGCCCTACGCCGTGGGCACCTCCGGTGAGGACGCCGGGCTGTTCACCGCCACCAAACGGCTCGTGGAGGTCGAGGGGGAGCCCACCGACATCGGACTGGTCGGCGACATCACCGACGTCAACCCGGCCGCGCTCATGGACATCATCGAGGCCGGCCGCATCCCGGTGGTCTCGACGATCGCCCCGGGCGAGGACGGCGAGGTCTACAACATCAACGCCGACACCGCCGCCGGCGCACTCGCCGCGGCCATCGGCGCCGAGCGGCTGCTCATCCTCACCAATGTCGAGGGCCTGTACACGGACTGGCCGAACAAGGACTCCCTGGTCTCCAAGATCCAGCTCACCGAGCTGGCGGACATCCTGCCGGGTCTCGACTCCGGCATGATTCCCAAGATGGAGTCCTGCCTGCGTGCGGTCCAGGGCGGTATCTCCGCCGCGCACGTCATCGACGGGCGCATCGCCCACTCCGTCATCCTCGAGCTGCTGACAATGGGTGGCATCGGCACCATGGTGCTGCCGGATGTCTACGACCGCGACAACTACCCCGAGGGAACCGTCTTCAGGAAGGACGACGCCAAATGAGTGACGCACTGAGCCAATGGAACCAGGTGCTGATGAACAACTACGGCACCCCGCCGGTGGAGCTCGTCTCCGGCAAGGGGGCGACCGTCACCGACTCGGAGGGTCGCACCCACATCGACCTGCTCGCGGGCATCGCCGTCAACGCGCTCGGCCACGGCCACGAGGCCGTCGTCGAGGCCGTCGTCCACCAGGTCGGGCAGCTCGGCCACGTGTCCAACCTCTTCGCCTCCCGTCCCGTGATCGAGGCCGCGACCACCCTGAAGGAGCGCTTCGGCGACGAGAGCACCCGGGTGTTCTTCTGCAACTCGGGCGGCGAGGCCAACGAGGCCGCCTTCAAGCTCGCGCGCCTGACCGGCCGCGGCCGCGTCCTGGCCGCCGCCGACGGCTTCCACGGCCGCACCATGGGTTCCCTGGCGCTGACCGGTCAGCCCGACAAGCGCAAACCCTTCGAGCCCCTGCCGGCCGGGGTGGAGTTCTACCCCTACGGTGACCTCGACTACCTGACCAAACTCGTCGGAACGAACCCGGACGACACCGCCGCCATCTTCCTGGAGCCCATCCAGGGCGAGACCGGCGTCGTCCCGGCACCGGAGGGCTTCCTGCGGGGCGTGCGCGAGCTGTGCGACACCCACGGCATCCTGATGATCGTGGATGAGGTGCAGACCGGCGTGGGCCGCACCGGCGACTTCTTCGCCCACAGCCACGACAGTGTCGTCCCCGACGTCGTCACCATGGCCAAGGGGCTCGGCGGCGGCCTGCCCATCGGCGCGTGCCTGGCCCGCGGGAAGGCCGCGGAGTTGTTCGGCCCCGGCTCGCACGGCACCACCTTCGGCGGCAACCCCGTCGCCTGCGCCGCCGCAAACGCGGTGCTGAAGGTCGTCGACGACGAATTCTGCGCCGACGTCCGACGCAAGGGGCGGCGTTTCATCTCCGCCCTGGAGCAGGTGCCGGGGGTGCGGCACGTGCGCGGCCGCGGCCTGATGCTCGGCGTGGTCCTCGACGCGCCCGTCGCCAAGCAGGCCGTTGCCGCCGGCTTCGGGCACGGTCTCATCCTCAACGCCCCGGCCGGGGACATCATCCGGCTCACCCCGCCGCTGGTGATCACCGACGACGAGATCGACGCCGCCGTCGAGCGCATCGCCGCCCTGCTGTCCGAACTGACCTCCCCGGGAAAATAGGAGAACATCCATGACCAACCCCACCGTCCGGCACTTCCTCGCCGATGACGACCTCAGCCCGGCCGAGCAGGCCGAGGTGCTCGAGCTCGCCGCGGAACTGAAGCAGCAGCCGCTGTCGCGCCGCCCGCTCGAGGGCCCGCTGTCCGTGGCGGTGCTCTTCGACAAGACCTCGACGCGCACCCGCTTCTCCTTCGACGCCGGCATCGCCCAGCTCGGCGGCCACGCCATCGTCGTGGACTCCGGGAAGACCCAGATGGGCAAGGGCGAGAGCTACCAGGACACCGGTGCGGTTCTCTCCCGCTTCGTGGAGGCGATCGTGTGGCGCACCTTCGCCCACTCCAACTTCCACGAGATGGCCGAGACCGCCACCGTGCCGATCATCAACTCGCTGTCCGATGACCTGCACCCGTGCCAGATCCTCGCGGATCTGCAGACCTGCGTGGAGAACCTCTGCCCGGAGCAGGGCCCGACCGGACTCAAGGGCCGCAAGGCGGTCTACCTCGGCGACGGCGACAACAACATGGCCAACTCCTACATGATCGGCTTCGCCACCGCCGGCATGGACATCTCCGTCATCTCGCCGGAGGGCTTCCAGCCGCAGCCGGAGTTCGTCGAACGGGCCCGCCGCCGCGGGGAGGAGACCGGAGCCAGCGTCACCGTCACCTCCGATCTCGACGAGGTCGCGGGTGCGGACGTGGTCATCACCGACACCTGGGTGTCCATGGGCATGGAGAACGACGGCAAGGACCGCCGCACCCCGTTCCTGCCGTACCAGGTCACCACCGAGGTCATGGCCGCCGCGGGCAAGGAGGCCATCTTCCTGCACTGCCTGCCCGCCTACCGCGGCAACGAGGTCACCGCCGAGGTCATCGACGGACCACAGTCGCGGGTCTTCGACGAGGCCGAGAACCGCCTGCACGCCCAGAAGGCGCTCATGGTGTGGCTGTTCGACCACCAGCCGGCGGCGGGGGAGCGTCAATGACCACCCCGGGCACCCGCGCCGCCCGCCAGGCGAAGATCCTCGAGATCCTGGAGAAGACCCGGGTCTCCAGCCAGGTGCAGCTGTCGGAGCTGCTGCTGGATGAGGGTTTCGACATCACCCAGGCGACGCTCTCGCGCGACCTCGACGAGCTCGGCGCCAAGAAGGTCCGCCCCGACAACGGTCGGGCCTACTACACCGTCGGCCACGTCGAGCAGGCGCTGGCGGAACAGCTGACCGGCCCCCGGGAGAAGCTGCGCCGCATGCTCGACGACCTGGTGGTCTCTGTCGACCACTCGGGCAACATCACGGTGCTGCGCACCCCGCCGGGTGCCGCGCAGTACCTCGCCAGCTTCATCGACCGCGTCGGGCTCGAGGAGGTCGTGGGCTGCATCGCCGGCGACGACACCATCTTCGTCCTGGCCCGGGATCCGATGACCGGCCAGGAGCTGGGGGAGCTGCTCACTCAGCGGTGAGCCCCCGGTATCCTCATCAGCGGATCATCTCCGCAGCACATGCACGTACTTTTACCGATTCAACCCCTTAACACAAGGAGAACAGACATGACTGATCGCGTCGTACTCGCCTACTCCGGCGGCCTGGACACCTCGGTGGCCATCCCGTACCTGGCCAAGATGACCGGCGGCGAGGTCATCGCCGTCTCCCTCGACCTCGGCCAGGGCGGCGAGGACATGGAGTCCGTGCGCCAGCGCGCGCTGGACTGCGGCGCCGTCGAGTCCATCGTCATCGACGCCAAGGACGAGTTCGCCGACGAGTACTGCCTGCCCACCATCAAGGCCAACGGCATGTACATGAAGCAGTACCCGCTGGTCTCCGCGATCTCCCGCCCGTTGATCGTCAAGCACCTCGTCGAGGCAGCCAAGGAACACGGCGGCACCCACGTCTCCCACGGCTGCACCGGCAAGGGCAACGATCAGGTCCGCTTCGAGGTCGGCTTCATGGACACCCACCCGGACCTGAAGATCATCGCCCCGGCCCGTGACTACGCCTGGACCCGCGACAAGGCCATCGCCTTCGCCGAGGAGATCGACCTGCCGATCGAGCAGTCCACGAAGTCCCCGTTCTCCATCGACCAGAACGTCTGGGGCCGCGCCGTCGAGACCGGCTTCCTCGAGGACCTGTGGAACGCGCCGACCAAGGACATCTACGCCTACACCGAGGATCCGGCCCTGGGCAACGCCCCGGACGAGCTGATCATCTCCTTCGAGGGCGGCAAGCCGGTCGCCATCGACGGTCGTCCCGTCACCGTTCTGCAGGCCAT contains the following coding sequences:
- the argC gene encoding N-acetyl-gamma-glutamyl-phosphate reductase, producing the protein MTIKVAVAGASGYAGGEILRLLLGHPKYLSGELEIGALTAGSSAGTPFHEVMPQFPQLADRVLEDTTPEVLAGHDVVFLGLPHGHSAEIGRQLSDETVVIDCAADFRLRDKGEWAHYYGGEHAGTWPYGIPEMPGHREEIANATRIAVPGCFPTGATIAMLPAVAAGLITPDIAFVSVTGVSGAGKKAAVPLLGAEMMGNLRAYNTSGRHRHTPEIAQNLSEVTDEDINVSFTPVLAPLPRGILTTASAPLKEGVTADAAYETYRAFYSDEPFVHLLPEGHQPQTQAVLGSNMCHVQVEVDGRAGRLVVTAALDNLTKGTGGAAVQCMNLALGLPETAGLPQVGVAP
- the argJ gene encoding bifunctional glutamate N-acetyltransferase/amino-acid acetyltransferase ArgJ; the encoded protein is MSSIGITAPAGFSAAALPAGIKASGNPDMALVVNNGPEYHAAGVFTRNRVVASPVKLTRRAVADGRLRAVLYNAGNANACNGVQGDRDADELQRRTADLLGMEPDDVAACSTGLIGELLPMDKLRDGVDRLAGDLGDHGHAAAEAIMTTDLVAKETWVEGDGWVIGGMGKGVGMMAPSLATMLVCLTTDASATPEMLDTALRAATKVTFDTLDIDGSTSTNDTVLLLASGASGVTPGQEELNDAVHEACSLLAAQMQADAEGVTKRVTITVEGTGDDGQALNAARTLGRDNLFKCAMFGSDPNWGRVLAAVGMADADMDPEHISVYFNGEAVCVDTTGTPGARDVDLSGVDIEVLVDLGTGGPGRATVRTTDLSHEYVEINSAYST
- the argB gene encoding acetylglutamate kinase, with protein sequence MNDIEMESLSSEVRANVLAEALPWLQHFRDKIVVVKYGGNAMVDEELKAAFAADMVFLRTVGAKPVVVHGGGPQISAMLERVGLEGEFKGGFRVTTPEVMDVVRMVLFGQVGRDLVGLINSHGPYAVGTSGEDAGLFTATKRLVEVEGEPTDIGLVGDITDVNPAALMDIIEAGRIPVVSTIAPGEDGEVYNINADTAAGALAAAIGAERLLILTNVEGLYTDWPNKDSLVSKIQLTELADILPGLDSGMIPKMESCLRAVQGGISAAHVIDGRIAHSVILELLTMGGIGTMVLPDVYDRDNYPEGTVFRKDDAK
- a CDS encoding acetylornithine transaminase, producing the protein MSDALSQWNQVLMNNYGTPPVELVSGKGATVTDSEGRTHIDLLAGIAVNALGHGHEAVVEAVVHQVGQLGHVSNLFASRPVIEAATTLKERFGDESTRVFFCNSGGEANEAAFKLARLTGRGRVLAAADGFHGRTMGSLALTGQPDKRKPFEPLPAGVEFYPYGDLDYLTKLVGTNPDDTAAIFLEPIQGETGVVPAPEGFLRGVRELCDTHGILMIVDEVQTGVGRTGDFFAHSHDSVVPDVVTMAKGLGGGLPIGACLARGKAAELFGPGSHGTTFGGNPVACAAANAVLKVVDDEFCADVRRKGRRFISALEQVPGVRHVRGRGLMLGVVLDAPVAKQAVAAGFGHGLILNAPAGDIIRLTPPLVITDDEIDAAVERIAALLSELTSPGK
- the argF gene encoding ornithine carbamoyltransferase yields the protein MTNPTVRHFLADDDLSPAEQAEVLELAAELKQQPLSRRPLEGPLSVAVLFDKTSTRTRFSFDAGIAQLGGHAIVVDSGKTQMGKGESYQDTGAVLSRFVEAIVWRTFAHSNFHEMAETATVPIINSLSDDLHPCQILADLQTCVENLCPEQGPTGLKGRKAVYLGDGDNNMANSYMIGFATAGMDISVISPEGFQPQPEFVERARRRGEETGASVTVTSDLDEVAGADVVITDTWVSMGMENDGKDRRTPFLPYQVTTEVMAAAGKEAIFLHCLPAYRGNEVTAEVIDGPQSRVFDEAENRLHAQKALMVWLFDHQPAAGERQ
- a CDS encoding arginine repressor → MTTPGTRAARQAKILEILEKTRVSSQVQLSELLLDEGFDITQATLSRDLDELGAKKVRPDNGRAYYTVGHVEQALAEQLTGPREKLRRMLDDLVVSVDHSGNITVLRTPPGAAQYLASFIDRVGLEEVVGCIAGDDTIFVLARDPMTGQELGELLTQR
- a CDS encoding argininosuccinate synthase, producing MTDRVVLAYSGGLDTSVAIPYLAKMTGGEVIAVSLDLGQGGEDMESVRQRALDCGAVESIVIDAKDEFADEYCLPTIKANGMYMKQYPLVSAISRPLIVKHLVEAAKEHGGTHVSHGCTGKGNDQVRFEVGFMDTHPDLKIIAPARDYAWTRDKAIAFAEEIDLPIEQSTKSPFSIDQNVWGRAVETGFLEDLWNAPTKDIYAYTEDPALGNAPDELIISFEGGKPVAIDGRPVTVLQAIEELNRRAGAQGIGRLDMVEDRLVGIKSREVYEAPGAIALITAHQALEDVTIERELARYKRLVEARWSEEVYDGLWYSPLKRSLDAFIESTQEHVTGDIRMVLHAGTATVNGRRSNHSLYDFNLATYDTGDTFDQTLAKGFVELHGLSSKIANRRDREAK